One segment of Streptomyces sp. YIM 121038 DNA contains the following:
- the sbnB gene encoding 2,3-diaminopropionate biosynthesis protein SbnB, giving the protein MLILGHGAVEGLLAGRERELIDLVAAAYTAHDEGRTSLPHSVFLRFPDRPKDRIIGLPGYLGASAPTDGDEGQEAVAGMKWISSFPDNVASGLQRASAAILLNSLQNGHPEALIEASVISARRTAASAALGARLLLGERRPTGVTLIGCGVINREVLRFLAADRPELTDLTLYDSDPERARCFARDNARLLPDVKVRRRDRLDDALADHDLVSFATTAATPHTGLAACPPSAAVLHVSLRDLTVPAILGAHNVVDDVDHVCRERTSIHLAEQETGGRDFIEASVGELLRGRATLSPAPGRPLVFSPFGLGVLDLALARFVHDKARRCGIGTVVSDFLPAPAL; this is encoded by the coding sequence ATGCTGATCCTCGGACACGGCGCGGTGGAGGGGCTGCTCGCCGGGCGCGAGCGGGAGCTCATCGACCTGGTCGCCGCCGCGTACACCGCGCACGACGAAGGCCGCACCAGCCTTCCGCACTCCGTGTTCCTGCGCTTCCCCGACCGGCCGAAGGACCGCATCATCGGGCTGCCCGGCTACCTCGGCGCGAGCGCGCCGACGGACGGCGACGAGGGCCAGGAAGCCGTCGCGGGCATGAAGTGGATCTCTTCCTTCCCCGACAACGTCGCCTCGGGCCTCCAGCGCGCCAGCGCCGCGATCCTGCTCAACTCCCTGCAGAACGGCCACCCCGAGGCCCTGATCGAAGCCTCGGTGATCTCCGCCCGGCGCACCGCGGCCTCCGCCGCGCTCGGCGCCCGGCTGCTCCTCGGCGAGCGCAGGCCCACCGGCGTCACCCTCATCGGCTGCGGCGTCATCAACCGCGAGGTCCTGCGCTTCCTCGCCGCCGACCGGCCCGAACTGACGGACCTCACCCTGTACGACAGCGACCCCGAGCGGGCCCGGTGCTTCGCCCGGGACAACGCGCGGCTGCTGCCCGACGTCAAGGTCCGCCGGCGCGACCGGCTCGACGACGCCCTCGCCGACCACGACCTGGTGTCGTTCGCCACGACCGCGGCGACCCCGCACACCGGCCTCGCCGCCTGCCCGCCGTCGGCCGCCGTGCTGCACGTGTCGCTGCGGGACCTGACCGTGCCCGCGATCCTCGGCGCGCACAACGTCGTCGACGACGTCGACCACGTCTGCCGCGAGCGCACCTCCATCCACCTGGCCGAACAGGAAACCGGCGGGCGGGACTTCATCGAGGCCAGTGTCGGCGAGCTGCTGCGCGGCCGGGCCACCCTGAGCCCCGCCCCGGGCAGGCCCCTGGTGTTCTCGCCGTTCGGCCTCGGCGTCCTGGACCTGGCCCTGGCCCGCTTCGTCCACGACAAGGCGCGCCGCTGCGGCATCGGCACCGTCGTCAGCGACTTCCTGCCGGCGCCGGCCCTCTGA
- the sbnA gene encoding 2,3-diaminopropionate biosynthesis protein SbnA, whose translation MSARTAVHASILDAVGGTPLVELGGLLPSFGSRVFAKLESANPGGSVKDRSALSMLLGKIRAGELLPGRSTVVESSSGNLAIGIAQICRYYGIDFTCVVDPRTTRQNLAILHAYEVTVDMVTEPDPETGAYLPSRLARVRELVATTPGAYWPNQYRNPLNPRAHVRTMREIDEALDGRVDYLFCSTGTGGTLRGCAQYIRDRGLSTTVVGVDALGSVLFGGPPGPRLLPGHGAAVRPELFDPSAADEVVLVSDLECVVGCRTLTLREAILAGGSSGAVTAALGKLADRIPPGSTCVLVFPDRGDRYLDTIYDDDWVRRHFGDIEHLWKEQGHTMAVAAC comes from the coding sequence GTGAGCGCCCGCACCGCGGTCCACGCCAGCATCCTCGACGCCGTCGGCGGCACCCCGCTGGTGGAGCTCGGCGGGCTCCTGCCGAGCTTCGGCTCCCGCGTCTTCGCCAAGCTGGAGTCGGCCAACCCCGGCGGCAGCGTCAAGGACCGCTCGGCGCTCTCCATGCTCCTGGGCAAGATCCGGGCCGGGGAGCTGCTGCCCGGCCGGTCCACCGTCGTGGAGTCCAGCTCCGGCAACCTCGCGATCGGCATCGCGCAGATCTGCCGCTACTACGGCATCGACTTCACGTGCGTCGTCGACCCGCGCACCACCCGGCAGAACCTGGCGATCCTGCACGCCTACGAGGTCACCGTCGACATGGTCACCGAGCCCGACCCGGAGACCGGCGCCTATCTGCCGAGCCGGCTCGCACGGGTGCGCGAGCTGGTGGCGACGACCCCCGGCGCGTACTGGCCCAACCAGTACCGCAACCCGCTCAACCCGCGCGCCCACGTGCGCACCATGCGGGAGATCGACGAGGCGCTCGACGGCAGGGTCGACTACCTCTTCTGCTCCACCGGCACCGGCGGCACCCTGCGCGGCTGCGCCCAGTACATCCGCGACCGCGGGCTCTCCACGACGGTCGTGGGCGTCGACGCGCTCGGCAGCGTGCTCTTCGGCGGCCCGCCCGGGCCGCGCCTGCTGCCCGGCCACGGCGCCGCCGTGCGCCCCGAGCTCTTCGACCCGAGCGCCGCCGACGAGGTGGTCCTCGTCTCCGACCTGGAGTGCGTCGTGGGCTGCCGGACCCTGACGCTGCGCGAGGCCATCCTCGCGGGCGGCTCGTCCGGCGCCGTCACCGCGGCGCTCGGCAAGCTCGCGGACCGCATCCCCCCGGGCAGCACCTGCGTGCTGGTCTTCCCGGACCGCGGCGACCGCTACCTCGACACGATCTACGACGACGACTGGGTGCGACGCCACTTCGGCGACATCGAGCACCTGTGGAAGGAACAGGGACACACCATGGCGGTCGCAGCATGCTGA
- a CDS encoding condensation domain-containing protein, whose translation MDRTDPLAGTLPLSVGQEGLWLLHTLHPESTTYNLAGGGRITPAPDLAALDRAWRALLARHPMLRSRYTEVAGRPRRVVDAPEEAAQIAVVEVPDATEEELRRRVNAEVRAPFRLQDEGAVRATLLLRRTDALLVVVTHHIATDAISQWLLWRDLFAAYEAEIAGRAPDWQPITHDYDEFVGRERTLLDSPRGTGQGEFWRAECEGSTPAELPTDRPRPAVSSHTGASLVRRLPDALAQAVSKAAAERHVSPFALMVGAFQAMLHRCTGQSDFLIACPASTRRAAAADIIGYFVNPVLIRARFDRETTLRDAVDAAADRVRQATARVSYPFPLVAQGASGPLFRISVTMVATDRFGHGMDGLVAGEKVTLAGHELAYVEIPHLEGQCDLALEITRDAHGLTVALRYDTDLFEEATAQRLFDQFQRCVTAAVEAPDTRVARVPLTDDTERDLLLALSGGQA comes from the coding sequence ATGGACCGCACCGACCCCTTGGCCGGGACGCTGCCCCTGTCGGTGGGGCAGGAGGGGCTGTGGCTGCTGCACACGCTGCACCCCGAGTCCACCACCTACAACCTCGCGGGCGGCGGGCGGATCACGCCCGCCCCCGACCTGGCGGCCCTGGACCGGGCCTGGCGGGCCCTGCTCGCCCGGCACCCGATGCTGCGCTCGCGCTACACCGAGGTCGCGGGCCGGCCCCGGCGCGTCGTCGACGCCCCGGAGGAGGCCGCGCAGATCGCGGTCGTCGAGGTGCCGGACGCCACCGAGGAGGAGCTGCGCCGCCGCGTCAACGCCGAGGTGCGCGCGCCGTTCAGGCTCCAGGACGAGGGGGCGGTGCGGGCCACGCTGCTGCTGCGCCGCACGGACGCGCTGCTGGTCGTCGTCACGCACCACATCGCGACCGACGCCATCTCGCAGTGGCTGCTGTGGCGCGACCTGTTCGCCGCCTACGAGGCGGAGATCGCCGGACGCGCCCCCGACTGGCAGCCCATCACCCACGACTACGACGAGTTCGTGGGCCGGGAGCGCACCCTCCTCGACTCGCCGCGCGGCACCGGGCAGGGAGAGTTCTGGCGCGCCGAGTGCGAGGGCTCCACCCCCGCCGAGCTGCCCACCGACCGGCCGCGCCCCGCGGTGTCCTCGCACACCGGGGCCAGCCTGGTGCGCAGGCTGCCCGACGCGCTCGCGCAGGCGGTGTCCAAGGCCGCCGCCGAGCGCCACGTGTCGCCGTTCGCCCTGATGGTGGGCGCCTTCCAGGCCATGCTGCACCGCTGCACGGGACAGAGCGACTTCCTCATCGCCTGCCCGGCCTCCACCCGGCGCGCGGCGGCCGCCGACATCATCGGCTACTTCGTCAACCCGGTCCTGATCCGCGCCCGGTTCGACCGCGAGACCACCCTGCGCGACGCCGTGGACGCGGCGGCGGACCGCGTCCGGCAGGCCACCGCGCGGGTCTCCTACCCGTTCCCGCTGGTCGCCCAGGGCGCCTCCGGGCCGCTGTTCCGCATCTCCGTCACCATGGTCGCCACCGACCGGTTCGGACACGGCATGGACGGCCTGGTCGCGGGCGAGAAGGTGACCCTCGCCGGACACGAGCTCGCCTACGTCGAGATCCCGCACCTGGAGGGCCAGTGCGACCTGGCCCTGGAGATCACCCGCGACGCGCACGGCCTCACCGTGGCCCTGCGCTACGACACCGACCTGTTCGAAGAGGCCACCGCCCAGCGGCTGTTCGACCAGTTCCAGCGGTGCGTCACGGCCGCCGTCGAGGCGCCCGACACCCGGGTCGCCCGGGTGCCGCTCACCGACGACACGGAGCGGGACCTGCTGCTCGCGCTGAGCGGCGGGCAGGCGTGA
- a CDS encoding phosphopantetheine-binding protein: protein MARDALTADVVRLVQDTAFDLDGEVTAESSFEELGMDSLTRVDLLAAVEKTYQLSVPDDTVATLLRVRDVVDFLVEAKAGV from the coding sequence ATGGCCAGAGACGCACTCACCGCCGACGTCGTCCGCCTCGTTCAGGACACCGCCTTCGACCTGGACGGCGAGGTCACCGCCGAGTCCAGCTTCGAAGAGCTCGGCATGGACTCGCTCACCCGCGTCGACCTGCTCGCCGCCGTAGAGAAGACCTACCAGCTCTCGGTGCCCGACGACACCGTGGCGACCCTGCTGCGCGTGCGCGACGTCGTCGACTTCCTCGTCGAGGCCAAGGCAGGGGTCTGA
- a CDS encoding beta-ketoacyl-ACP synthase III, with the protein MPLADLLQDERTYGSRITGIAAYRPARQLTNEDLAPLTTVSPEWIEQRTGIKTRHHAGEGEGLVAMSVAAGEKALVHADVDPAEVDLTIVATATRKRRMPGIAPEVASRIGLPNSGAYDLNAVCAGFTYSLAMASNAVRLGEARTVLVVGAERTSDWIDPQDPDTFVIFGDGAGAAVVSRSTEVGVGPAVWGSDGARHKVLGITEKADGREYVQMNGPLVYKWSTATMPDVAHRACAAAGITIDDVDWFVPHQANNRIIRTLTHELGLPPERVVNDVVVTGNTSAASVPLALSSLYDSGRSTPGDIVLLLGFGAGLTYAGQIVRMP; encoded by the coding sequence ATGCCCCTGGCAGACCTGTTGCAAGACGAGCGCACCTACGGCTCGCGCATCACGGGCATCGCCGCCTACCGGCCCGCCCGGCAGCTCACCAACGAGGACCTGGCGCCGCTGACGACGGTTTCCCCCGAGTGGATCGAGCAGCGCACGGGCATCAAGACCCGCCACCACGCGGGCGAGGGCGAGGGCCTGGTCGCCATGTCCGTGGCGGCCGGCGAGAAGGCGCTCGTACACGCCGACGTCGACCCCGCCGAGGTGGACCTCACCATCGTCGCGACCGCGACCCGCAAGCGCCGCATGCCCGGCATCGCCCCGGAGGTGGCCAGCCGCATCGGCCTGCCCAACTCCGGCGCGTACGACCTGAACGCGGTCTGCGCGGGCTTCACCTACTCCCTGGCGATGGCGTCCAACGCGGTACGGCTCGGCGAGGCCCGGACCGTCCTGGTCGTCGGCGCCGAACGCACCAGCGACTGGATCGACCCCCAGGACCCGGACACCTTCGTCATCTTCGGTGACGGGGCCGGTGCCGCCGTCGTCTCCCGCTCCACCGAGGTGGGCGTCGGACCCGCCGTGTGGGGCAGCGACGGCGCCCGGCACAAGGTGCTCGGCATCACGGAGAAGGCCGACGGCCGCGAGTACGTCCAGATGAACGGGCCGCTGGTCTACAAGTGGTCGACGGCCACCATGCCGGACGTCGCCCACCGCGCCTGCGCGGCCGCGGGCATCACCATCGACGACGTCGACTGGTTCGTGCCCCACCAGGCCAACAACCGCATCATCAGGACCCTCACCCACGAGCTGGGGCTGCCGCCGGAGCGCGTCGTCAACGACGTCGTCGTCACCGGCAACACCTCGGCCGCGTCCGTACCGCTGGCCCTCAGCAGCCTCTACGACAGCGGCCGCAGCACCCCCGGCGACATCGTGCTGCTGCTCGGCTTCGGCGCCGGGCTCACCTACGCGGGCCAGATCGTGCGCATGCCGTAA
- a CDS encoding TauD/TfdA family dioxygenase, producing the protein MSHQVEEVPAGWAGAGTLPGLHRPEVPGTRVQDYIHSRRTALRAQLTERGALLLRGFDVAGVDGFDGAVRAFSGTPPLAYAERSSPRSTIKGQVYTSTDYPPDEEIFLHNENSYQAVWPRTLYFYCVEPPTTQGATPLADTRQVLRSLDPEVREEFQRRGWQVVRNFHPGFGVPWQEAFNTTDRAAVTAYCAERDITAEWRPGGGLRTTAVRHAVHRHPVTGEQVWFNHATFFNLTTLAKDVSAGLRAIFDDPDLPTHTYYGDGGAIPDAVTDQLRAAYRAATVRFDWQRDDVLIVDNMLTAHAREPFTGPRRIAVAMAEPSDT; encoded by the coding sequence ATGAGCCACCAGGTCGAAGAGGTGCCCGCGGGCTGGGCCGGCGCCGGCACCCTGCCCGGGCTGCACCGGCCCGAGGTCCCGGGGACCCGGGTACAGGACTACATCCACAGCCGCCGGACCGCGCTGCGCGCACAGCTCACCGAGCGCGGTGCCCTGCTCCTGCGCGGCTTCGACGTCGCGGGCGTCGACGGGTTCGACGGGGCGGTGCGCGCCTTCTCCGGCACGCCGCCGCTGGCCTACGCCGAGCGGTCGTCGCCCCGCAGCACCATCAAGGGCCAGGTGTACACCTCGACCGACTACCCGCCGGACGAGGAGATCTTCCTGCACAACGAGAACTCCTACCAGGCGGTGTGGCCGCGCACCCTGTACTTCTACTGCGTCGAGCCGCCCACCACGCAGGGCGCGACCCCGCTGGCCGACACCCGGCAGGTGCTGCGCTCCCTCGACCCGGAGGTCCGCGAGGAGTTCCAGCGGCGCGGCTGGCAGGTCGTGCGCAACTTCCACCCCGGCTTCGGCGTGCCCTGGCAGGAGGCCTTCAACACCACCGACAGGGCGGCCGTCACGGCGTACTGCGCGGAGCGCGACATCACCGCCGAGTGGCGGCCCGGCGGCGGCCTGCGCACCACCGCGGTGCGGCACGCCGTGCACCGCCACCCCGTGACCGGCGAGCAGGTGTGGTTCAACCACGCCACGTTCTTCAACCTCACCACCCTCGCCAAGGACGTGAGCGCGGGGCTGCGGGCCATCTTCGACGACCCGGACCTGCCGACCCACACCTACTACGGCGACGGCGGCGCGATCCCCGACGCCGTCACCGACCAGCTGCGCGCCGCCTACCGGGCCGCGACGGTCCGCTTCGACTGGCAGCGCGACGACGTGCTGATCGTCGACAACATGCTCACCGCGCACGCGCGTGAGCCCTTCACCGGCCCCCGGCGCATCGCCGTCGCCATGGCCGAGCCTTCGGACACCTGA
- a CDS encoding TauD/TfdA family dioxygenase produces MTRSQTWAPHEVRAAAGGGADELLTRIDELDGGLDAALVRERALVFRGFKVGTDELDQVLDRLLPHRLAYVHGNSPRTKVGGNVYTSTEYPPEFTISMHNEMSYAHVWPARLAFYCAIQPGGGGATPVLDAARWLAALDPEVREAFAGGVRYIQNLHDGYGLGKSWQDTFETDERGAVEDFLKGSGAEWEWQRDGSLRVESVRPATTRHPVTGAEVWFNQADQWHPAGLGDETAAELAAILPEDQLPQMVTFADGGRIPGEYVTQIRDRGLEAAVDVDWYQGDLLLIDNVLLAHGRRPFTGDRRVLVAMSD; encoded by the coding sequence ATGACGCGATCCCAGACCTGGGCCCCGCACGAGGTGCGGGCCGCCGCCGGCGGCGGCGCCGACGAGCTGCTCACCCGCATCGACGAGCTCGACGGCGGCCTCGACGCCGCCCTCGTGCGCGAACGGGCCCTGGTGTTCCGGGGGTTCAAGGTCGGCACGGACGAACTCGACCAGGTCCTCGACCGGCTGCTGCCGCACCGCCTCGCCTACGTGCACGGCAACTCGCCGCGCACCAAGGTCGGCGGCAACGTCTACACGTCCACCGAGTACCCGCCCGAGTTCACCATCTCCATGCACAACGAGATGAGCTACGCGCACGTGTGGCCCGCCCGGCTCGCCTTCTACTGCGCGATCCAGCCCGGCGGCGGCGGCGCCACCCCCGTCCTGGACGCCGCCCGGTGGCTGGCGGCCCTCGACCCGGAGGTGCGCGAGGCCTTCGCGGGCGGCGTGCGCTACATCCAGAACCTGCACGACGGCTACGGCCTCGGCAAGAGCTGGCAGGACACCTTCGAGACCGACGAGCGCGGCGCCGTCGAGGACTTCCTGAAGGGCTCGGGCGCCGAATGGGAGTGGCAGCGCGACGGCTCCCTGCGCGTGGAGTCCGTGCGGCCCGCCACCACCCGGCACCCGGTCACCGGCGCCGAGGTGTGGTTCAACCAGGCCGACCAGTGGCACCCGGCGGGGCTCGGCGACGAGACGGCCGCCGAGCTCGCCGCGATCCTGCCCGAGGACCAGCTGCCCCAGATGGTCACCTTCGCCGACGGCGGCCGCATCCCGGGCGAGTACGTCACCCAGATCCGCGACCGCGGCCTCGAAGCCGCCGTCGACGTCGACTGGTACCAGGGCGACCTGCTGCTCATCGACAACGTCCTGCTGGCGCACGGCCGCCGCCCGTTCACCGGTGACCGGCGCGTCCTCGTCGCCATGTCGGACTGA
- a CDS encoding alpha/beta fold hydrolase — protein sequence MTAPDDPGLWFHRAPGPPRTPRLRLVCFPHAGGTARLFDGWRHRLPTTVEVVAVRYPGRQERLDEPCVESMTELADRITGALAGYDDVPLALFGHSMGASVAYEVARRLEAGAGPAPVHLMVSARAAPGHGGRTTLHRAADEVLLAAVRRLGTLGGVDPFAEPELRELLLPVLRSDYRLVETYAPAAGAAPLRAPITAYLGDRDPGCPGDRVRAWEGFTTGDFALRAFSGDHFYLAPREAELTSDIAERLAPAPVATARGTTAT from the coding sequence GTGACCGCGCCCGACGATCCGGGCCTGTGGTTCCACCGCGCACCCGGGCCGCCGCGGACGCCGCGCCTGCGCCTGGTCTGCTTCCCGCACGCGGGCGGCACCGCACGGCTCTTCGACGGCTGGCGGCACCGCCTGCCCACCACCGTCGAGGTCGTCGCCGTGCGCTACCCGGGGCGCCAGGAGCGGCTCGACGAGCCGTGCGTGGAGTCCATGACCGAACTCGCCGACCGGATCACCGGCGCCCTCGCCGGGTACGACGACGTGCCGCTCGCCCTGTTCGGGCACAGCATGGGCGCGAGCGTCGCCTACGAGGTCGCGCGGCGCCTCGAAGCGGGCGCGGGCCCCGCCCCCGTCCACCTCATGGTGTCCGCGCGGGCCGCCCCGGGGCACGGCGGGCGCACCACGCTGCACCGCGCGGCCGACGAGGTCCTGCTCGCCGCCGTGCGCCGCCTCGGCACGCTCGGCGGCGTCGACCCGTTCGCCGAGCCCGAGCTGCGCGAGCTGCTGCTGCCGGTGCTGCGCAGCGACTACCGGCTCGTCGAGACGTACGCGCCCGCCGCCGGGGCCGCCCCGCTGCGCGCGCCCATCACCGCCTACCTGGGCGACCGCGACCCGGGGTGCCCGGGCGACCGGGTGCGCGCCTGGGAGGGGTTCACCACCGGTGACTTCGCGCTCCGGGCGTTCTCAGGAGACCACTTCTACCTCGCCCCCAGGGAGGCGGAGCTGACCTCGGACATCGCCGAGCGGCTCGCGCCCGCCCCGGTGGCAACCGCGAGAGGAACGACAGCGACATGA
- the fabG gene encoding 3-oxoacyl-ACP reductase FabG produces the protein MESDQGAGRQAGQQGKGREARVALVTGGSRGIGRAVATRLARDGFDVALCYRSDQAAADVVAKEVEAAGRRALTRQVDVADGAAVRELVAETEGELGPLHAVVASAGITRDRPLGLMTDDEWDGVVRTNLDGTYHLLRSVVRPLMGRRGGSIVTLSSVSGVAGNSGQANYAASKAGIIGLTLSLAKEAGRYGVRANVVAPGFIDTDMVAGLPDKAVQGALTAIPLRRFGRAEEVASLVSYLVSDEASYVTGQVLRIDGGMAL, from the coding sequence GTGGAGTCGGACCAGGGGGCCGGGCGTCAGGCCGGGCAGCAGGGCAAGGGCCGGGAAGCACGCGTCGCGCTGGTGACCGGGGGCTCCCGGGGCATCGGCCGCGCGGTGGCGACCCGGCTCGCACGGGACGGCTTCGACGTTGCGCTGTGCTACCGCTCGGACCAGGCGGCGGCCGACGTCGTGGCCAAGGAGGTCGAGGCCGCGGGCCGCCGCGCCCTGACCCGGCAGGTCGACGTCGCCGACGGGGCGGCGGTGCGCGAGCTCGTCGCCGAGACCGAGGGGGAACTGGGGCCGCTGCACGCCGTGGTGGCCTCCGCGGGCATCACCCGGGACCGGCCGCTCGGCCTCATGACCGACGACGAGTGGGACGGGGTCGTCCGCACCAACCTCGACGGCACCTACCACCTGCTGCGGTCCGTGGTGCGGCCCCTGATGGGGCGGCGCGGCGGATCCATCGTCACGCTCTCGTCGGTGTCGGGCGTCGCGGGCAACTCGGGACAGGCCAACTACGCCGCCTCCAAGGCCGGGATCATCGGCCTGACCCTGTCGCTCGCCAAGGAGGCGGGCCGCTACGGAGTGCGCGCCAACGTGGTGGCGCCCGGCTTCATCGACACCGACATGGTCGCGGGCCTCCCCGACAAGGCGGTGCAGGGCGCCCTCACCGCCATCCCGCTGCGCCGCTTCGGCCGCGCCGAGGAAGTCGCCTCGCTCGTCTCGTACTTGGTGTCCGACGAGGCGTCGTACGTCACCGGGCAGGTGCTGCGCATCGACGGAGGCATGGCCCTGTGA
- a CDS encoding 4'-phosphopantetheinyl transferase superfamily protein, translating into MNSPSNAAAEASGGTRILSALLAGLPVAVCETREDPADAVLYPEEAVHVAKAVDKRRREFTTARHCARTALARIGVPPGPIPRGEKGEPIWPDGVVGTMTHCAGYRAAVVAEAAAVTSLGIDAEPAERLSDPGVLDLVSDEAERAALAALAAEQPSVPWDRLLFSAKESVYKTWFPLARRWLGFEDAHLTIRADGTFSAKILIEGPLVAGSELTGLDGLWTMRDGVIATAIVLRPE; encoded by the coding sequence GTGAACTCACCTTCGAACGCGGCGGCCGAGGCCTCCGGCGGAACCCGCATACTGAGCGCGCTCCTGGCCGGGCTGCCCGTCGCCGTCTGCGAGACGCGCGAGGACCCGGCCGACGCGGTCCTGTACCCCGAAGAGGCCGTGCACGTGGCGAAGGCCGTGGACAAGCGGCGGCGGGAGTTCACCACCGCGCGGCACTGCGCCCGTACCGCCCTCGCCCGCATCGGCGTGCCGCCCGGGCCCATTCCGCGCGGCGAGAAGGGCGAGCCGATCTGGCCGGACGGCGTGGTCGGCACCATGACGCACTGCGCGGGCTACCGCGCGGCGGTCGTCGCCGAAGCCGCCGCCGTGACCTCGCTCGGCATCGACGCGGAGCCCGCCGAGCGGCTCTCGGACCCGGGCGTGCTCGACCTGGTCAGCGACGAGGCGGAGCGTGCCGCGCTCGCCGCGCTCGCCGCCGAGCAGCCGTCCGTGCCCTGGGACCGGCTCCTGTTCAGCGCCAAGGAGTCCGTCTACAAGACGTGGTTCCCGCTGGCCCGGCGCTGGCTCGGCTTCGAGGACGCGCACCTGACCATCCGCGCCGACGGCACCTTCTCCGCCAAGATCCTGATCGAGGGCCCGCTGGTCGCGGGCTCGGAGCTGACCGGGCTCGACGGCCTGTGGACCATGCGGGACGGGGTCATCGCGACGGCCATCGTGCTGCGCCCGGAGTGA
- a CDS encoding transcriptional regulator → MTSTTPGPSEPPGGRPQFTARDLLARAAAELRPAPDANPFVPLVADGTAARGAVAALALEQCRVIPADRRAFLYLADRSARAGLPAGAAFFSSLAEGERLAADRLGPLLAACRVSAEQERAYVPRAGCQAYPAYVAWLALNGEPADVVLALTANFAAWGGYCATLAAALRTRYGFSDEACAFFDFFAAPAPDLDREALAALEEGVARGGVTPGTALRQGRLLQEYEGMFWASLAGRAGDEGRAGDERP, encoded by the coding sequence ATGACGTCGACGACCCCGGGGCCGAGTGAGCCGCCCGGCGGGCGGCCGCAGTTCACGGCGCGGGACCTGCTGGCCCGCGCGGCGGCGGAACTCCGGCCCGCGCCGGACGCCAACCCGTTCGTGCCGCTCGTCGCCGACGGCACGGCGGCGCGGGGCGCCGTGGCCGCGCTCGCCCTGGAGCAGTGCCGGGTCATCCCGGCCGACCGCCGTGCCTTCCTGTACCTGGCGGACCGCTCGGCGCGGGCGGGGCTGCCCGCGGGCGCCGCGTTCTTCTCCTCCCTCGCCGAGGGCGAACGCCTCGCGGCCGACCGGCTCGGCCCGCTGCTCGCCGCCTGCCGGGTGAGCGCGGAGCAGGAGCGCGCGTACGTACCGAGGGCGGGCTGCCAGGCCTACCCCGCGTACGTGGCCTGGCTGGCCCTCAACGGCGAACCGGCCGACGTGGTGCTCGCCCTGACCGCCAACTTCGCCGCGTGGGGCGGCTACTGCGCGACGCTCGCGGCCGCGCTGCGCACGCGCTACGGCTTCTCCGACGAGGCCTGCGCGTTCTTCGACTTCTTCGCCGCGCCGGCCCCCGACCTCGACCGCGAGGCCCTGGCCGCGCTGGAGGAAGGGGTGGCCAGGGGCGGCGTCACCCCCGGGACGGCACTGCGGCAGGGTCGGCTGCTCCAGGAGTACGAGGGGATGTTCTGGGCGAGCCTCGCCGGGCGGGCGGGGGACGAAGGGCGGGCGGGGGACGAACGGCCGTGA
- a CDS encoding TerB family tellurite resistance protein has translation MALWDRFKESASTMQAQLLAKKNDLKSGSFRDASMAMCALVAAADGTVDQAERQRVAQLIASNDVLQNFPADDLRRRFDEYVNKLTTDFDFGKVSVLQEVAKAKKKPAEARAVVQIGIVIGGADGDFDKDEQAVVREACYALDLPPHEFDL, from the coding sequence ATGGCCCTGTGGGACCGCTTCAAGGAATCCGCCTCGACGATGCAGGCCCAGCTGCTCGCGAAGAAGAACGACCTCAAGAGCGGCTCCTTCCGCGACGCGAGCATGGCGATGTGCGCCCTGGTCGCGGCCGCCGACGGCACCGTCGACCAGGCCGAGCGCCAGCGCGTGGCCCAGCTCATCGCGTCGAACGACGTGCTCCAGAACTTCCCGGCGGACGACCTGCGCCGCCGCTTCGACGAGTACGTGAACAAGCTCACGACCGACTTCGACTTCGGCAAGGTCAGCGTGTTGCAGGAGGTCGCCAAGGCCAAGAAGAAGCCCGCCGAGGCCCGTGCCGTGGTGCAGATCGGCATCGTCATCGGCGGCGCCGACGGCGACTTCGACAAGGACGAACAGGCCGTCGTGCGCGAGGCGTGCTACGCCCTCGACCTGCCGCCGCACGAGTTCGACCTCTGA